A part of Acidisarcina sp. genomic DNA contains:
- the hslU gene encoding ATP-dependent protease ATPase subunit HslU yields MAIYLPGTAEDQELALEDLTPREIVAELDKHVVGQGAAKRAVAVALRNRMRRQKLAPDLAEEIMPKNIIMIGPTGVGKTEIARRLAKLTNSPFLKVEASKFTEVGYVGRDVESMIRDLVEIAIDMVREEKLEEVEDKAELNAEERLLDLLLPPIATTPAAAPAPAPPTPDGGTGVLTFPAASGESHNQASESQNRTNESHNRTREKLRQQFREGRLDERVVEIDVRERNAPSFEIISNQGVEEMDINLKDILPSIFGARTKKRKMKVGEAFEYLVQEEESRLIDMDQVQRTATERVENSGIIFLDEIDKIAGREGSHGPDISREGVQRDILPIVEGTTVNTRYGMVRTDHILFIAAGAFHVSKPSDLIPELQGRFPIRVELQSLTVEDFVRILTEPKSSLTKQYAALLETEGLKLEFTAESLEEMARFAFSVNEATENIGARRLHTIMERVLDEISFVAPDLTKAHKSDSTVDLAAAARDNGATVALPISDRETAAGNREMVVVINPEYVRQMVASIVKDQDLSRYIL; encoded by the coding sequence ATGGCCATTTATTTACCAGGAACGGCAGAAGACCAGGAACTCGCGCTGGAGGATCTGACACCCCGCGAGATTGTGGCGGAGCTGGATAAGCACGTCGTAGGACAGGGAGCCGCCAAGCGGGCCGTCGCCGTAGCCTTGCGCAACCGCATGCGCCGTCAGAAGCTCGCGCCGGATCTCGCCGAAGAGATCATGCCGAAGAACATCATCATGATCGGGCCGACCGGCGTTGGCAAGACGGAGATCGCGCGGCGGCTGGCAAAGCTGACGAACTCGCCGTTTCTGAAGGTGGAAGCCTCCAAGTTTACCGAGGTGGGGTATGTTGGCCGCGATGTTGAGTCCATGATCCGCGACCTGGTAGAGATCGCCATCGACATGGTGCGCGAAGAGAAGCTGGAAGAGGTCGAGGACAAGGCGGAGTTGAATGCCGAGGAGCGGCTGCTGGACCTGCTGCTGCCACCCATAGCGACCACTCCCGCTGCTGCTCCCGCGCCTGCGCCGCCCACTCCGGATGGCGGGACGGGCGTGCTCACCTTCCCCGCGGCATCGGGCGAATCGCACAATCAGGCCAGCGAATCGCAGAACCGGACCAATGAATCGCACAACCGGACGAGGGAGAAGCTGCGCCAGCAGTTCCGCGAAGGGCGCCTGGACGAGCGTGTGGTGGAGATCGACGTGCGCGAGCGCAATGCTCCGTCGTTTGAAATCATCTCCAACCAGGGTGTCGAGGAGATGGACATCAACCTCAAAGACATTCTCCCGAGCATCTTTGGCGCACGCACCAAGAAGCGCAAGATGAAGGTGGGCGAGGCTTTTGAGTACCTGGTGCAGGAAGAGGAGAGCCGCCTGATCGACATGGATCAGGTGCAGCGCACGGCCACGGAGCGAGTAGAGAATTCGGGCATCATCTTTCTGGACGAGATCGACAAGATCGCAGGCCGAGAGGGCAGTCATGGGCCGGACATCTCCCGCGAGGGTGTGCAGCGCGACATTCTGCCAATTGTGGAAGGCACCACGGTAAACACCCGCTACGGCATGGTGCGCACCGATCACATCCTGTTTATCGCCGCCGGAGCGTTTCATGTCTCCAAGCCGAGCGATCTGATTCCCGAGTTGCAGGGCCGCTTCCCTATCCGCGTAGAGCTGCAGTCGCTGACGGTAGAGGACTTCGTCCGCATCCTCACGGAACCCAAGTCGTCGCTGACCAAGCAGTACGCAGCCCTGCTTGAAACAGAAGGACTGAAGCTGGAGTTCACGGCGGAGTCTCTGGAGGAGATGGCGCGTTTTGCCTTCAGCGTGAACGAGGCAACGGAGAACATCGGAGCACGCCGGCTGCACACCATCATGGAGCGGGTGCTGGACGAGATCAGCTTTGTCGCTCCCGACCTGACCAAGGCGCACAAGAGCGACTCCACCGTTGACCTGGCCGCCGCGGCCCGGGACAACGGTGCGACGGTAGCCCTGCCCATCAGCGACCGTGAGACGGCTGCGGGAAACCGGGAGATGGTTGTCGTCATCAACCCGGAATATGTGCGGCAGATGGTGGCTTCCATCGTGAAGGATCAGGACTTGTCGCGCTATATCCTTTAA
- a CDS encoding TlpA disulfide reductase family protein yields MRLSLPILLVLALLLPQPGFSDGRRVHDLELRDLAGHMQKLSSLRGQIVVVNFWATWCGPCREELPLLARLSRQYADRKVKFLAVSIDEGKTRAQVQPYIDREHLALEVWLGGSSELLERYNMGQIVPATLILDEQGYAVARIQGEAREEDLRGRLDWLLNGRAGVAPAAVLKRY; encoded by the coding sequence GTGCGACTGTCTCTGCCGATCCTTCTCGTCCTTGCGCTTCTGCTTCCGCAGCCGGGCTTTTCCGACGGCAGGCGAGTTCACGATCTTGAGTTGCGCGACCTCGCCGGCCACATGCAGAAGCTTTCCTCTCTGCGAGGGCAGATCGTGGTTGTGAACTTCTGGGCAACGTGGTGCGGGCCCTGCCGGGAGGAGTTGCCTCTGCTGGCCAGACTGAGCCGCCAGTATGCTGATCGCAAGGTCAAGTTCCTCGCGGTCTCGATCGACGAAGGCAAGACTCGCGCGCAGGTTCAGCCATACATTGACAGGGAGCATCTTGCGCTGGAGGTGTGGCTGGGCGGCAGTAGCGAATTGCTGGAGCGGTACAACATGGGGCAGATTGTTCCGGCAACGCTGATCCTGGATGAGCAAGGCTACGCGGTTGCCCGCATTCAGGGCGAGGCGCGGGAAGAGGATCTTCGAGGCAGGCTGGACTGGCTTCTGAATGGCCGGGCAGGGGTTGCGCCAGCCGCAGTGTTGAAGCGGTATTGA
- a CDS encoding DUF5715 family protein, whose protein sequence is MRRSVLLLALVCAMFSVMAKADVPRHNSASSRTHDARVKSTHVQASTRRGAARTHAARRGEAGSVRAEARHHAANHAGASHAAASHAVARATPARASTVRASTVRASAVCRHGRRRCAVSREDALAPEHRTPKATLRTVSLKHVRFELPPPMLGSHESLVRQNVRADQDGLTRIEDDADLANMLRTQQLVSLPVSEDLRVDPRLPANRRYCRKWTATFLADMARAHYGRFSSPLQVNSAVRTVQYQRHLQSINGNAAPAEGDIASPHLTGATIDIAKKGLSTSEIGWMRAYLIPLQSTGRIDVEEEFQQACFHITVYKSYFPEPQPRNEARAAGAMLATHVR, encoded by the coding sequence ATGCGTCGTTCCGTACTGTTGCTCGCGCTAGTGTGTGCGATGTTTTCGGTAATGGCGAAGGCTGACGTTCCGCGTCACAACTCCGCTAGCTCGCGCACCCATGATGCCAGGGTGAAGTCGACGCACGTCCAGGCTTCTACACGGCGCGGCGCTGCCCGCACGCACGCTGCAAGGCGTGGGGAGGCAGGCTCTGTGCGCGCCGAAGCGCGGCATCATGCAGCCAACCATGCGGGAGCCAGCCATGCGGCAGCCAGCCATGCAGTCGCCCGTGCTACCCCTGCTCGCGCCAGCACTGTTCGCGCCAGCACTGTTCGCGCCAGCGCAGTGTGCCGGCACGGCAGACGCCGCTGCGCAGTCTCGCGAGAGGACGCCCTGGCGCCGGAGCACCGGACGCCGAAGGCAACTTTGCGCACGGTCTCGTTAAAGCATGTAAGGTTTGAGCTGCCGCCGCCGATGCTCGGTTCGCATGAGTCGCTGGTGCGGCAGAATGTGCGGGCCGACCAGGATGGCCTGACGCGCATCGAGGATGACGCCGACCTGGCAAACATGCTGCGCACGCAGCAGCTTGTGTCGTTGCCGGTCAGTGAGGATCTCAGGGTCGATCCCCGGCTCCCGGCGAACCGCCGTTATTGCCGCAAATGGACCGCGACCTTTCTCGCGGACATGGCACGTGCGCACTATGGCCGCTTTAGCTCGCCGCTGCAGGTCAACTCCGCTGTACGCACGGTGCAGTATCAGCGCCATCTGCAGAGCATCAACGGGAATGCCGCCCCCGCTGAGGGCGATATTGCCTCTCCTCACCTGACAGGTGCAACCATCGATATCGCCAAAAAGGGTTTGTCCACCTCTGAGATAGGCTGGATGCGGGCGTACCTGATACCTCTGCAATCCACCGGACGAATTGATGTAGAGGAGGAGTTCCAGCAGGCTTGCTTCCACATCACGGTCTACAAGAGCTATTTCCCGGAACCGCAACCTCGCAATGAGGCGCGGGCCGCAGGTGCAATGCTGGCAACTCACGTGCGCTAG
- the fabF gene encoding beta-ketoacyl-ACP synthase II, whose amino-acid sequence MQRRVVVTGIGLLCGVGNTAPEVWKNLLAGKSGMAPITHFDATGYPVTFAAEVKNFDPLNFVDKKESRKMARFIHFALAAATEAMESSGLKITPEISERVGVHIGSGIGGFDIIEREHSAMLAGGPRKISPFFIPAAIVNLAAGQVSIRYHACGPNEATATACTSSAHSIGDAYRIIERGDADAMIAGGAEAAITPMGIGGFAAMRALSTRNDDPEHACRPFDKDRDGFVVGEGAGILILEELEFAKARGAKILAEVIGYGMSADAYHITGMAPEGEGCYRAMRNAIQSAHLTPEDVGYVNAHATSTPLGDALETAAMKKLFGERAINHELLVSSTKSMTGHLLGGAGGLEAGITILALQNQMAPPTANLDDPDPVCDLNYVPKKPQAAKLDVALSNSFGFGGTNGSLMFRRWTE is encoded by the coding sequence TTGCAAAGGCGCGTCGTAGTCACCGGCATCGGGCTCCTTTGCGGAGTCGGAAATACCGCGCCCGAAGTCTGGAAGAACCTTCTTGCGGGCAAGAGCGGGATGGCCCCGATCACTCACTTCGACGCCACCGGCTACCCCGTAACCTTCGCGGCTGAGGTGAAGAACTTCGATCCACTGAACTTTGTGGACAAGAAGGAATCGCGCAAGATGGCGCGATTCATCCACTTCGCCCTCGCCGCTGCGACTGAAGCCATGGAGAGCTCCGGCCTGAAGATTACGCCGGAGATCAGCGAGCGCGTCGGTGTCCATATCGGCTCCGGCATCGGCGGATTCGACATCATCGAGCGCGAACACAGCGCTATGCTTGCTGGCGGTCCGCGCAAGATCTCCCCATTCTTCATCCCGGCTGCCATTGTCAATCTCGCCGCGGGGCAGGTCAGCATCCGCTACCACGCCTGCGGACCCAATGAAGCTACGGCAACCGCCTGCACCAGCAGCGCGCATAGCATCGGAGACGCCTACCGCATCATTGAACGCGGCGATGCCGACGCCATGATCGCCGGTGGTGCAGAGGCGGCCATTACCCCTATGGGCATCGGCGGTTTCGCCGCCATGCGCGCGCTCTCCACGCGCAATGACGACCCGGAGCATGCCTGCCGCCCCTTCGACAAGGACCGAGATGGATTCGTTGTCGGAGAAGGCGCCGGAATCCTGATCCTCGAAGAGCTGGAGTTTGCCAAGGCTCGCGGCGCCAAGATCCTCGCCGAGGTCATCGGCTACGGCATGAGCGCCGATGCGTATCACATCACAGGTATGGCTCCCGAAGGCGAGGGCTGCTACCGCGCCATGAGAAACGCGATCCAAAGCGCGCATCTCACGCCCGAGGATGTCGGATACGTCAATGCTCACGCCACCTCTACACCCCTTGGAGACGCCCTGGAGACAGCGGCCATGAAGAAGCTCTTCGGCGAGCGCGCGATCAACCACGAGCTGCTGGTCAGCTCCACCAAATCGATGACCGGGCATCTGCTCGGCGGCGCAGGTGGGCTTGAGGCAGGCATTACCATCCTCGCGCTGCAGAATCAGATGGCTCCACCTACGGCAAATCTGGACGATCCGGATCCCGTCTGCGACCTGAATTACGTTCCCAAGAAGCCGCAGGCGGCCAAACTCGATGTCGCACTCTCCAATTCTTTTGGATTCGGCGGCACCAACGGCTCGCTCATGTTCCGCCGCTGGACGGAATAA
- a CDS encoding acyl carrier protein: MAAVEDKVKQIIVEQLQVDEAEVTPSASFQEDLGADSLDVVELVMQFEEAFDLEIPDEDAEKIKTVKDAVEYIDKHAKGGK, translated from the coding sequence ATGGCCGCAGTGGAAGATAAGGTTAAGCAGATTATCGTCGAGCAGCTTCAGGTAGATGAGGCCGAAGTTACCCCCAGCGCATCTTTTCAGGAAGACCTTGGCGCCGATTCGCTCGACGTGGTGGAGCTCGTGATGCAGTTCGAAGAGGCCTTTGATCTGGAAATTCCCGACGAAGATGCCGAAAAGATCAAAACCGTAAAGGACGCGGTCGAGTACATCGACAAGCACGCGAAAGGCGGCAAGTAG